In a single window of the Mesorhizobium shangrilense genome:
- the hpt gene encoding hypoxanthine phosphoribosyltransferase, with protein sequence MPVVRGKEIEVLYSASAIARRNLELAKEIAAHEYHDLLVISVLKGSFIFAADLIRAMHDVGLSPEVEFIFISSYGAGTTSGEVRVLRDIDNDVAGRDVLLIDDILESGKTLSFARELMLSRGAKSCSLAVLLDKRMRRQAKIDADFVGFDCPDYFVVGYGMDVAHAFRELPFVGVVKS encoded by the coding sequence ATGCCAGTTGTCCGCGGCAAGGAAATCGAGGTTCTGTATTCCGCCTCGGCCATCGCCCGCCGTAACCTCGAACTGGCGAAGGAGATCGCCGCACATGAGTATCACGACCTTCTGGTCATCTCTGTGCTCAAGGGATCGTTCATCTTCGCCGCCGACCTGATCCGCGCCATGCACGACGTCGGCCTGTCGCCAGAGGTGGAGTTCATCTTCATCTCAAGTTACGGCGCCGGCACCACGAGTGGGGAAGTGCGCGTGCTGCGCGACATCGACAACGATGTGGCGGGGCGCGACGTGCTGCTGATCGACGACATTCTCGAATCCGGCAAGACGCTCTCTTTTGCGCGCGAGCTCATGCTGTCGCGCGGCGCCAAGAGCTGCTCGCTCGCAGTGCTGCTCGACAAGCGGATGCGCCGGCAGGCCAAGATCGATGCCGATTTCGTCGGCTTCGACTGCCCCGACTATTTCGTCGTCGGCTACGGCATGGACGTCGCCCATGCGTTCCGGGAGCTTCCCTTCGTCGGCGTGGTGAAGAGCTAG
- a CDS encoding response regulator — MAKILIVEDDDSVRTLAARALQRNGYEVEVAVDGGSGLDCIRAAEGSYDLVVSDVRMPGMDGIEMARAAAASYPALKLMLMTGYADQRERCESLRGVVRDVLQKPFSLADLRERVEHLLAEAVEPAA, encoded by the coding sequence ATGGCGAAGATCCTTATTGTCGAAGACGACGACTCGGTGCGCACGCTGGCCGCCCGGGCGCTCCAACGAAACGGATACGAGGTCGAGGTGGCCGTCGACGGCGGCAGCGGCCTCGACTGTATACGGGCGGCCGAGGGAAGCTATGACCTGGTCGTCTCGGACGTACGGATGCCGGGGATGGACGGCATCGAGATGGCGCGCGCGGCGGCTGCCTCCTATCCCGCGCTGAAGCTGATGCTGATGACAGGATACGCGGACCAGCGCGAGCGCTGCGAGTCCCTGCGGGGCGTGGTCCGGGACGTGCTGCAGAAGCCTTTCTCGCTGGCGGATCTGCGCGAGCGCGTCGAGCATCTCCTGGCGGAAGCCGTCGAGCCGGCAGCCTGA
- a CDS encoding LTA synthase family protein, whose protein sequence is MTPSRRQRLARAVQTVSVTFLIALVLTFTIELVARGSAGGALGFFLQPYRPGWTTVVIFCLLFLGLDALLGRAHQGLLVLAPVFMVLAFTGHQKAYYLGDPLYPTDFLYARQIVELMPLLVADRPWTAVGLVLSMVVASAALFFAWRFWRRKFPRLSKGDRIIRLAVALPALAFFVSIMDYATFSWARDRLQIFPIMWDQKENYAHNGFALAFALNVPMAKVSAPSGYSQAAIAAAPQPATAASVPLDRPDIIVVMSESFWDPSRLPGTMITPDPIANARRLQSGHVFSPEFGGMTANVEFEALTGFSNAFLPYGSIPYQQYVRDSLPSMATFLKSQGYDTLAIHPFEGWFWNRKPVYKAFGFTDFLSSETLPPMAKRGQLVSDAALTDEIIREAEAKTDPFFIFAVSLQSHGPYEPNRYAAATHTVSTIGGPWARGSILTYAEGASDADKGLEQLIEWASNRDRPTVIAFFGDHLPPLGPAYVDTGFLKNPVPDRKESAEKMALHRETPLVVWSNRAGSAETGSISPAFLPLEIFKAAGIQHPYYTDFLGKVREQYRVVERSMLIGADDAATPEWSRAKSVAPIIRDFRFLQFDIMFGKRHGAPTYFPETLPADQRPPDAITRHYGDRIVG, encoded by the coding sequence TTGACGCCCTCACGGCGGCAGCGCCTGGCGCGCGCCGTGCAGACCGTCTCCGTCACCTTCCTGATCGCGCTCGTCCTCACCTTCACGATTGAACTGGTCGCGCGTGGTTCTGCGGGCGGTGCGCTCGGCTTCTTCCTGCAGCCCTATCGGCCGGGCTGGACGACCGTCGTCATCTTCTGCCTGCTTTTTCTCGGCCTCGACGCGCTTCTCGGTCGCGCGCATCAGGGATTGCTGGTGCTTGCGCCGGTGTTCATGGTCCTCGCCTTCACCGGGCACCAGAAGGCCTATTATCTCGGCGATCCGCTCTACCCGACCGATTTCCTATACGCCAGGCAGATCGTGGAACTGATGCCCCTGCTCGTCGCCGACAGGCCGTGGACAGCGGTCGGCCTGGTGCTCTCCATGGTCGTCGCGAGCGCCGCGCTTTTCTTCGCGTGGCGTTTCTGGCGGCGCAAGTTCCCGCGCCTTTCAAAGGGCGATCGCATCATCAGACTGGCGGTGGCGTTGCCGGCGCTGGCCTTCTTCGTGTCGATCATGGACTACGCGACCTTCTCGTGGGCGCGAGACCGCCTTCAGATCTTCCCCATAATGTGGGACCAGAAGGAAAACTACGCGCACAACGGCTTCGCGCTCGCCTTCGCGCTCAACGTCCCGATGGCCAAGGTCTCGGCCCCGAGCGGCTATTCGCAGGCCGCCATCGCGGCGGCGCCGCAGCCCGCGACGGCCGCTTCGGTTCCGCTCGACCGCCCCGACATCATCGTGGTGATGAGCGAATCCTTCTGGGATCCGTCGCGGCTGCCGGGCACCATGATCACTCCGGACCCGATCGCGAATGCGCGCCGGCTGCAGTCCGGTCACGTCTTTTCGCCGGAGTTCGGCGGTATGACGGCCAACGTCGAGTTCGAGGCGCTGACCGGCTTCTCCAACGCCTTCCTGCCTTACGGAAGCATCCCCTATCAGCAGTATGTGCGCGACTCGCTGCCGTCGATGGCGACCTTCCTGAAGAGCCAGGGCTACGACACGCTCGCCATCCATCCTTTCGAGGGCTGGTTCTGGAACCGCAAGCCCGTCTACAAGGCGTTCGGCTTTACCGACTTCCTCTCCTCGGAGACGCTGCCGCCCATGGCAAAGCGCGGGCAGCTGGTCTCCGACGCGGCGCTTACCGATGAGATCATCAGGGAAGCCGAGGCCAAGACCGATCCGTTCTTCATCTTCGCCGTCAGCCTGCAAAGCCATGGTCCCTATGAGCCGAATCGCTACGCGGCCGCGACCCACACGGTGAGCACCATCGGCGGCCCCTGGGCCCGCGGCTCGATCCTCACCTATGCGGAAGGCGCCTCGGACGCCGACAAAGGCCTGGAGCAACTGATCGAATGGGCGTCGAACCGCGATCGTCCGACGGTTATCGCCTTCTTCGGCGACCACCTGCCACCGCTCGGGCCTGCCTATGTCGACACCGGGTTCCTCAAGAATCCGGTGCCGGACCGCAAGGAATCCGCCGAGAAAATGGCGCTGCACCGCGAGACGCCGCTGGTCGTCTGGTCGAATCGCGCCGGCTCCGCCGAGACAGGCTCGATCAGCCCCGCCTTCCTGCCGCTGGAGATTTTTAAGGCCGCCGGCATCCAGCATCCCTACTACACGGATTTCCTTGGGAAGGTTCGCGAGCAGTACCGGGTGGTCGAGCGCAGCATGCTGATCGGCGCCGACGACGCAGCGACGCCGGAGTGGTCACGCGCCAAGTCGGTCGCCCCGATCATCCGGGATTTCCGCTTCCTGCAGTTCGACATTATGTTCGGCAAGCGGCACGGCGCGCCGACATACTTCCCCGAGACGCTGCCTGCGGACCAGCGGCCGCCGGACGCCATCACTCGGCACTACGGCGACCGCATCGTCGGCTGA
- a CDS encoding TIGR02302 family protein, producing the protein MKEPTTASATNSRNGRLRWARLGTWTAIHVERLWPLLLPLLIVGGLFLAISWFGLFRLMPDVMRLAVLALFGIAVLGAVYPLRYFRRPSATEIDRRIESSNRLLHTPVTVQGDRLSGRETGFGEALWREHQRRMAARLRDLSGDLPRPRVPERDPWGLRAAVPLLLLAAFAFSFGPLGGRLDDGFRAHASVDSLPARIDAWVTPPAYTRKAPIFLTADAAQPGATFTVPEGSDVALRVTGGAGDETLAFVEANGVFHDIAPKVAAPDAAPPVVQSASASRQFAGKLTMDGTLVLKSGDAELRSWAFKIVPDSPPTITFVGEPKRAVNGTLELNYEIADDYGAASAEAEFKLIDPSASNARPLYEAPDLPLALPRRGAEAKAAKASRDLTEHAWAGLPVTLTLKAVDDAGQEATSETKRIILPARPFTNPLAKAVVEQRRMLALDANRKADVRGLMDAITLRPEDTFDNLSHYLGIMAGMTRLKLAQSDDQLREAADYLWQMALTIEDGDLSAAEKRLRQAQENLKQALENGASDEEIDQLMKELREAMDEFLREFAERAQQDPNLAEQLPQNGQQLRESDLQRMLDQIENLAKSGNRDQAQQLLSELQNLMNNLQAGRRQQQRQQDGQSGEMKKQMDRLGDIMRRQQQTMNETFGLGQQQRDRQQRGDPGEQGGEPQAGENGEGQPQDGPGMTPEEFAEALKQLQEGQGQLQKDLQGLMKDLEGLGVQPGEGFGDAGEAMGEAEGSLGEGEDERAVGEQGRALEALRRGAQDMMQQMMQAMQGDQGGSEQGGRQQNADRDPLGRPRATTGPDFGDSVKVPDEIDVQRARQILEAIRKRLGNALSPALERDYLERLLDMR; encoded by the coding sequence ATGAAGGAACCGACGACTGCGAGCGCCACCAACAGCCGGAACGGACGGCTCCGTTGGGCTCGCCTCGGCACCTGGACGGCGATCCATGTCGAGCGCCTCTGGCCGCTGCTCCTGCCCCTGCTGATTGTCGGCGGCCTCTTCCTCGCGATATCCTGGTTCGGACTGTTCCGGCTGATGCCCGACGTGATGCGGCTCGCCGTCCTCGCGCTGTTCGGCATCGCCGTGTTGGGCGCGGTCTATCCCCTGCGCTACTTCAGACGGCCATCGGCGACGGAGATCGACCGCCGCATCGAAAGTTCGAACCGCCTGCTGCACACGCCTGTGACCGTTCAGGGCGACCGGCTGAGCGGTCGCGAGACGGGGTTTGGCGAGGCGCTCTGGCGCGAGCACCAGCGCCGCATGGCCGCAAGGCTGAGGGATCTGTCGGGCGATCTGCCGCGGCCGCGAGTACCCGAGCGGGACCCGTGGGGTCTGCGCGCCGCCGTTCCCCTCCTTCTCCTCGCCGCGTTCGCGTTCTCCTTCGGCCCCCTGGGCGGCCGCCTGGACGACGGCTTCCGCGCCCATGCCAGCGTCGACTCTCTGCCCGCCCGCATCGACGCCTGGGTGACGCCGCCTGCCTACACCCGCAAGGCCCCGATCTTCCTGACAGCGGATGCCGCACAGCCGGGCGCAACCTTTACCGTGCCGGAAGGCAGCGACGTCGCCCTGCGCGTCACCGGCGGCGCCGGCGACGAGACACTGGCCTTCGTGGAGGCGAACGGCGTCTTCCATGACATCGCTCCCAAGGTCGCTGCGCCCGATGCCGCGCCGCCCGTGGTCCAGAGCGCGAGCGCATCGCGGCAGTTCGCCGGCAAGCTGACCATGGACGGAACGCTGGTTCTCAAATCCGGCGATGCCGAGCTGAGGAGCTGGGCGTTCAAGATCGTGCCCGACAGCCCCCCGACGATCACGTTCGTCGGCGAGCCGAAGCGGGCGGTCAACGGCACGCTCGAGTTGAACTACGAGATCGCCGACGACTATGGCGCCGCGTCCGCCGAGGCAGAGTTCAAGCTGATCGATCCCTCCGCGTCCAATGCGCGTCCGCTCTACGAGGCGCCGGACCTGCCGCTGGCGCTTCCGCGGCGCGGCGCAGAGGCCAAGGCCGCCAAGGCTTCGCGGGACCTGACCGAGCATGCCTGGGCCGGCCTGCCGGTGACCCTGACGCTCAAGGCCGTCGACGACGCCGGTCAGGAGGCGACCAGCGAGACCAAGCGCATCATCCTGCCGGCGCGTCCCTTCACCAATCCGCTGGCGAAAGCGGTAGTGGAGCAGCGTCGGATGCTCGCGCTCGACGCCAACCGCAAGGCTGACGTGCGTGGCCTGATGGACGCCATCACGCTGCGCCCGGAGGACACGTTCGACAATCTCTCCCACTATCTCGGCATCATGGCGGGCATGACGCGGCTGAAGCTCGCCCAGAGCGACGACCAGCTGCGCGAGGCGGCCGACTATCTCTGGCAGATGGCGCTGACCATCGAGGACGGCGATCTTTCGGCTGCGGAAAAGCGGCTGCGCCAGGCCCAGGAGAATCTCAAGCAGGCGCTGGAGAATGGCGCCAGCGATGAAGAGATCGATCAGCTCATGAAGGAACTGCGCGAGGCGATGGATGAATTCCTGCGCGAATTCGCCGAACGCGCGCAGCAGGATCCGAACCTCGCCGAGCAGCTGCCCCAGAACGGCCAGCAACTGCGCGAGAGCGATCTGCAGCGTATGCTGGACCAGATCGAGAACCTCGCCAAGTCGGGCAACCGCGACCAGGCGCAACAGCTCCTTTCCGAGCTCCAGAACCTGATGAACAATCTCCAGGCCGGCCGCCGCCAGCAGCAACGCCAGCAGGACGGCCAGTCCGGCGAGATGAAGAAGCAGATGGATCGGCTGGGCGACATCATGCGTCGCCAGCAGCAGACCATGAACGAGACCTTCGGGCTCGGGCAGCAGCAGAGGGACAGGCAGCAGCGCGGCGATCCCGGCGAACAGGGCGGCGAGCCCCAGGCGGGCGAGAACGGCGAAGGCCAGCCGCAGGACGGCCCCGGCATGACTCCTGAGGAATTTGCCGAGGCGCTGAAGCAGTTGCAGGAGGGCCAGGGTCAACTCCAGAAGGACCTGCAGGGGCTGATGAAGGACCTCGAAGGTCTCGGCGTCCAGCCGGGCGAAGGGTTCGGCGACGCCGGCGAGGCGATGGGCGAAGCCGAAGGTTCGCTTGGCGAGGGCGAGGACGAACGCGCCGTCGGCGAGCAGGGGCGCGCCCTTGAAGCTTTGCGCCGGGGCGCCCAGGACATGATGCAGCAGATGATGCAGGCCATGCAGGGCGACCAGGGCGGCAGCGAACAGGGCGGACGGCAGCAGAATGCCGATCGCGATCCGCTCGGCCGCCCGCGCGCCACCACCGGCCCCGATTTCGGAGACTCCGTCAAGGTGCCCGACGAGATCGACGTCCAGCGGGCCCGCCAGATCCTCGAAGCCATCCGCAAACGCCTGGGCAACGCGCTCAGCCCCGCGCTCGAGCGCGACTATCTCGAGCGCCTGCTCGACATGCGCTGA